The following nucleotide sequence is from Deinococcus planocerae.
CCGCGCGTCACCCCACCTGGAGCAGGGGCAGATGGTGGGCGAGGTCCGCCTGGAGGCTCCTCGCGCTGTGGGTCTGCCGGGCGTCGAAGCGCAGCAGCCGCAACCCCGCCGAGCGGAAGGCGGTGTTCTTCACCTCGTCGCGGTAACGCTGCCGCTCGGTGTCGTGGGAAGCGCCGTCGAGTTCGATGGCGAGGACGGGTTTGAAGTCGCGCTCCTCCAGGATCAGGAAGTCCACGTGCTTGTCGCGCAGCCGCCCGAGCACGCTCTGCCGGTTCTGGGCCGCCCTTGAAATCAGAAAGAGGTCGTTGAGCCGCACGTTGGGAAAGACGAGGTACCCCGTGCCCTTCAAAGAGGCCATCAACTCAAGGTAGAAGGCTCGCTGCGGGAGAAGGACCACGGCTTGACCGTCACGGGCAGGTGGTCGGGCACCTCCGCGTGGGGAGCCGGCGGCGTTTCCCTGGCCTGCTCGTGGACGCGGGCGTGGACCTCGGCGGTCAGTTCGGGAGAGGCGTCGCGGGAAGGCGTGGCGCGGCCCAGGGAGGGGGCCGGAGCGGTGACCCGTGGCGAGACGGGTGGCCGGGCCGCAGAGGGCAGGTCTCGCGCTCGCCCTTTGCGGGCGTTCTTGCGCAAGACCTTGACGAACGTGACCGTGCCGTCAATGGCGGCGGTGAGAAAGAGCAGTGCGAAGAGGGTGCCCACCGGGACATCGTCTCAGGGAGGGGCGTGGGAGGGGCAAATCCGGCCCTGCCCCTGCCGCTTTTCCCGTTGCGAGAAACACGACACCAGACGCAGCCGGGGCCGGAGGGTGGTTGAGGGGCGCCAGATGGTGTTGAGTCACAGAATATTTCCCCGCCGTACTCGCGCTGTTCACGTTCGAGAGCGCAGAATAGGGGCAGTGACGCTCTCTTCCTTCCTCTTCATCGTCCTGGCGCCCGAGGGGGTGTGGCGGGCCCGCTTCGAGCTGGAGCCTGGGCGCTGCTACGGCCCGGAGGACGTGCGCCTGGAATGCGGAAGCGACCCCGGGTGGTCTCCCCACACGTTGACCGTGGAGGCTTCAGCGCTCCCCTCCGAGGCGGAGTTCCGGGTGCTCGCCGCCCGCGCCGCCACCCGCACGGCGGACGACTCCCCCGACGAGCTGCGGCGACTGCTGAACCTGCTGATTCCGTTCTGAGGAGTCTGGCCGCCGCGTCCGCCCGAAGTCAGGGTGTCCCGGCTCGCCGCGAAGTGAGCGGCGTGCACCGTGCAGCTACCGTGCAGCTCGAAGCGCCCACCCTGCCCAGGGCCCGCTCCACTCCGAGATGGTCGTCTCAAGGCTGACAGCCTGGACTCGCCCTCCCTTCGACGACAGGACCACCGCTGCTCTGCCAGCACGTTTACCCTGCCGGCATGAGGCCTTGTCTTGCCCTGACCCTCGCCCTGCTCGGGACGGCTCATGCCACGTGGACGCCCGAGGGCCGCCAGATCGAACGCTCCAGCACCTCCCGCACTGACCTCACCGTGCGGTTCACCCTGCGCCCGGGGGAAGACCCGGCGCGCACGGCCCTGGCGTGCCTCAGCGCGACGCGGCCCCGCTTCCCGAACGTCACCTGGGTGGATTGCGTGGCCTATACCCCGGGGGGGTTCGCCAAGCTCTCGGGCCGGATTCGTCCCTGTTACGCCGCCGTCGCGCGCTGGTTCGCCTACGATGAGGGCATGATCCGCCTGTACCTCGCGGCGGACGACCGCCGGTACCCGCAGGCCTGCCCGGCCCCCGCGGAATGACCCCGTGGCGCCAGGCCACCGGGGCCGTCACCTCCGGGCGACCGGGTCGCGGGCAGCGAAGTCCGGGAGCAGACGGCGGGTCCCCGGGCCAGTGCGTGGGACGCGGGGCGAGCGGTC
It contains:
- a CDS encoding DUF2726 domain-containing protein, encoding MASLKGTGYLVFPNVRLNDLFLISRAAQNRQSVLGRLRDKHVDFLILEERDFKPVLAIELDGASHDTERQRYRDEVKNTAFRSAGLRLLRFDARQTHSARSLQADLAHHLPLLQVG